One segment of bacterium DNA contains the following:
- a CDS encoding thioredoxin family protein, protein MRKIQILGTGCARCKKLQENAELAANDLGLDYTLEKVSEISEIMKFKVWQTPGLVIDGDVKAVGRVLSMDEIKKLLV, encoded by the coding sequence ATGCGAAAGATTCAGATTCTGGGCACCGGTTGTGCCCGCTGCAAAAAGCTTCAGGAAAACGCGGAACTGGCCGCCAATGATCTGGGCCTCGACTACACTCTGGAAAAGGTCTCGGAAATCAGCGAGATCATGAAGTTCAAAGTCTGGCAGACACCGGGGCTGGTGATCGACGGCGACGTCAAGGCGGTAGGCCGCGTGTTGTCGATGGACGAAATCAAGAAACTGCTGGTCTAA
- a CDS encoding thioredoxin family protein, translating to MARRTFLFSAVVGIAVLLISCGGADKAAVSKTASTSAARITFVELGSTTCIPCKKMQPVMKAIETRYAGQVKVIFHDVMKDRAQSQAFGIKLIPTQVFLDSSGKELMRHEGFFAEEEIDKFLKAQGLTPLS from the coding sequence ATGGCACGCCGGACATTTTTATTTTCGGCTGTTGTGGGAATTGCCGTGCTGCTGATCTCATGTGGCGGCGCCGACAAAGCCGCGGTAAGCAAAACGGCGAGCACGTCAGCGGCCAGGATCACCTTTGTGGAACTGGGCTCGACAACCTGTATCCCCTGCAAAAAGATGCAGCCGGTGATGAAGGCCATCGAGACGCGCTATGCGGGACAGGTCAAAGTGATCTTCCACGATGTCATGAAGGACCGCGCACAGTCCCAAGCCTTCGGCATTAAGCTGATTCCGACGCAGGTGTTTCTCGATTCGTCCGGCAAGGAACTGATGCGCCACGAAGGCTTCTTTGCCGAAGAGGAAATCGACAAATTTCTTAAAGCGCAGGGGTTGACGCCGCTATCATGA
- a CDS encoding sigma-70 family RNA polymerase sigma factor yields the protein MIQTPRDDELMLAAGQGDVQAFEQIVLRHQAFAWSVAYRFVGNREDAEDLVQDAFLRLLAAAARYRPTASFRTYLSRIICRLCLDHMEKKRPVVCDELPECADTSPLPDGIVVREEQASAVRRGITLLPPNQRLAIILRYYEDCSYRDIAEAMDTTEKAVERLLARGREALGNTLKDWD from the coding sequence ATGATTCAAACTCCACGCGACGACGAGCTGATGCTGGCCGCGGGCCAGGGAGATGTGCAGGCTTTCGAACAGATTGTCCTGCGGCATCAGGCGTTCGCGTGGAGCGTTGCGTACCGCTTTGTCGGCAACCGGGAAGATGCCGAAGATCTGGTGCAGGATGCCTTTCTAAGATTGCTGGCCGCCGCCGCGCGCTACCGCCCCACCGCGTCCTTCCGAACCTATCTCTCCCGCATTATTTGCCGTCTGTGCCTGGATCATATGGAAAAGAAACGGCCTGTGGTCTGCGATGAACTGCCCGAATGTGCGGATACTTCGCCGTTGCCCGATGGAATTGTCGTCCGCGAGGAGCAAGCTTCAGCGGTGCGGCGCGGGATTACCCTCTTGCCTCCTAATCAGCGGCTGGCCATCATCCTCCGCTATTACGAGGATTGCAGTTACCGCGACATTGCTGAAGCCATGGACACGACAGAAAAAGCGGTGGAGCGACTGCTGGCAAGAGGCCGCGAGGCACTGGGAAATACTTTAAAGGACTGGGATTAG
- a CDS encoding cytochrome c biogenesis protein CcdA — protein sequence MIESLFTTLNEGLAASLWLGIVAAVFWGIASILLSPCHLASIPLLIGFISSQESANARRVFWLSVTFALGILVTIAAIGLATAMLGRLLGDIGMVGNVLVALVFLAIGLYLMDILPLSWNGLHFSGQSYSGLLSALTLGLIFGIGLGPCTFAFMAPVLGVVFKTATTNVGGAVTLLGAFALGHCAVIVVAGVLASRIGDYLSWTERSGVTRWIKRICGALVILGGLYMVWKLF from the coding sequence ATGATCGAAAGCCTGTTTACGACACTGAATGAGGGACTCGCAGCGAGCCTTTGGCTGGGAATTGTCGCTGCCGTGTTCTGGGGCATCGCGAGCATTCTGCTCAGTCCCTGCCATCTGGCGAGCATCCCCTTGCTGATCGGTTTTATCAGCAGTCAGGAGTCGGCCAACGCACGGCGCGTGTTCTGGCTTTCCGTCACATTTGCTCTGGGCATTCTGGTGACGATTGCCGCCATCGGACTGGCCACCGCGATGCTCGGACGCCTGCTGGGGGACATCGGCATGGTGGGGAACGTGCTGGTGGCGCTGGTCTTTCTGGCTATTGGGCTGTACCTGATGGACATCCTGCCGCTGTCCTGGAACGGTCTGCATTTTTCCGGCCAGAGCTACTCGGGACTTCTGTCGGCGCTGACGCTGGGACTGATCTTCGGCATTGGGCTGGGTCCGTGCACCTTTGCCTTTATGGCGCCGGTGCTGGGCGTGGTCTTCAAAACGGCGACCACCAATGTCGGAGGTGCAGTGACCTTGCTGGGAGCCTTTGCCCTCGGGCACTGCGCGGTCATCGTGGTCGCGGGCGTGCTGGCCAGCCGCATTGGCGACTATTTGAGTTGGACCGAGCGCTCGGGTGTGACGCGCTGGATCAAACGCATTTGCGGTGCCCTGGTGATTCTGGGCGGCCTCTATATGGTCTGGAAACTCTTCTGA
- a CDS encoding permease, producing the protein MLYGQLAPWARWLTAQVTILTPGTHLSTAVEFFLFETPKVLMLLTLVVFGVGIVRSFFTPERTRQMLAGKRESAGNVLAALLGIVTPFCSCSAVPLFIGFVTAGVPLGVTFSFLVSAPMVNEIAVVLLLGLFGWKIAALYMGTGLLIAMVSGWVIGRLHVEKHVEPWVYEMQTDGSQSEERLSWPERVQCGLTAVKEIVGKVWLYVVIGIGVGAWIHGFVPENFLASIMGKDAWWSVPVAVIIGIPMYSNAAGIVPVVQALLEKGAALGTVLAFMMAVIALSLPEMVILRKVLKPRLIGTFIGVVGIGILMVGYLFNLLI; encoded by the coding sequence TTGCTCTACGGCCAGCTTGCACCGTGGGCGCGCTGGCTGACGGCGCAAGTCACAATCCTGACGCCCGGCACGCACCTTTCCACTGCCGTGGAGTTCTTCCTGTTCGAGACTCCCAAGGTGCTGATGCTGCTGACGCTGGTGGTGTTTGGTGTGGGCATCGTGCGCTCGTTTTTCACTCCGGAGCGCACGCGGCAGATGCTGGCGGGCAAACGCGAGTCTGCGGGCAACGTACTGGCGGCGCTGCTGGGAATTGTGACGCCGTTTTGCTCGTGCTCTGCGGTGCCGTTGTTTATCGGTTTTGTGACCGCGGGCGTGCCGCTGGGCGTGACGTTTTCCTTTTTGGTCTCCGCGCCGATGGTCAACGAAATTGCCGTAGTGCTGTTGTTGGGACTCTTCGGCTGGAAGATTGCCGCCCTCTATATGGGCACCGGCTTGCTGATTGCCATGGTCTCCGGTTGGGTGATTGGCCGCCTGCACGTGGAAAAACACGTGGAGCCCTGGGTCTATGAGATGCAGACCGACGGCAGCCAGAGTGAAGAGCGCCTGTCCTGGCCCGAGCGCGTTCAGTGTGGCCTGACTGCTGTGAAGGAAATTGTCGGCAAGGTCTGGCTGTATGTGGTGATCGGCATTGGTGTGGGGGCGTGGATTCACGGCTTTGTGCCGGAGAATTTTCTGGCGTCGATCATGGGCAAGGACGCATGGTGGAGCGTTCCCGTGGCGGTGATTATCGGTATTCCCATGTATTCCAACGCGGCTGGAATTGTCCCCGTGGTGCAGGCGCTGCTGGAAAAGGGCGCGGCACTGGGAACGGTGCTGGCGTTCATGATGGCCGTGATTGCGCTCTCACTGCCGGAGATGGTGATTCTGCGCAAGGTGCTCAAGCCGCGCCTGATCGGCACCTTCATCGGCGTGGTCGGCATCGGAATTCTGATGGTGGGCTATCTTTTCAATCTGTTGATATAG
- a CDS encoding DUF6064 family protein, protein MSLPFTVEQFLAVFAGYNQAVWPAQILLNAAALAAIFLAIRPGGQRGRIISALLGLLWIWMGVVYHWIYFSGINRAAYLFGALFVVQGLLILYSGVFRGQLTFSLRKGCPGIRGSMLMTYSLVVYPILGYFLGHVYPSAPTFGLPCPTTIFSLGLLLWVDPKPPKLLLVIPLLWVLVGSTAAFSMGIWEDLGLLAAAALTLAPMLPDKGTSTASNPVH, encoded by the coding sequence ATGAGCTTACCGTTTACAGTGGAACAGTTTCTGGCGGTGTTTGCCGGCTACAATCAGGCGGTCTGGCCGGCACAGATCCTGCTGAACGCCGCCGCATTGGCAGCGATCTTTCTGGCCATCCGGCCCGGCGGGCAACGGGGCAGAATCATCAGTGCGCTGCTGGGGCTGCTCTGGATCTGGATGGGTGTGGTCTATCATTGGATCTACTTCAGCGGTATCAACCGCGCCGCGTATCTTTTCGGAGCGCTGTTTGTCGTGCAGGGACTCTTGATTCTCTATAGCGGTGTGTTCCGCGGCCAGTTGACGTTCAGCCTCCGGAAGGGTTGCCCGGGAATCAGGGGCTCGATGCTGATGACGTACAGTCTGGTGGTCTATCCGATCTTAGGATATTTCCTTGGCCATGTCTATCCCTCCGCGCCGACCTTCGGGCTGCCATGCCCAACCACTATTTTTTCTCTGGGGCTTTTGCTCTGGGTCGATCCCAAGCCGCCCAAACTTCTGCTGGTGATTCCGCTGTTGTGGGTCCTGGTCGGATCCACCGCGGCCTTCAGTATGGGAATATGGGAAGACCTCGGCCTGCTGGCCGCAGCGGCTCTTACCCTCGCGCCGATGCTTCCCGATAAAGGCACGTCCACCGCATCCAATCCTGTTCACTAA
- a CDS encoding metalloregulator ArsR/SmtB family transcription factor: MSNPAALFRALADETRLYMLALMRQNGELCVCDLEIVLQIGQSKASRHLRYLLNAGLVQDRRAAVWIYYRIAGELSPAQRSILDSVEQLLDAEKMRVLNLKLAEWREQKSCGVTREASTSRIAARERA; the protein is encoded by the coding sequence TTGAGCAATCCAGCGGCTCTGTTCCGCGCCTTGGCGGATGAAACGCGGCTTTATATGCTGGCACTGATGCGGCAGAATGGCGAGCTGTGTGTGTGCGATCTGGAGATTGTTCTGCAAATAGGCCAGTCGAAAGCGTCGCGGCACCTGCGCTACCTGCTGAATGCCGGTCTGGTGCAGGATCGGAGGGCCGCGGTGTGGATCTACTACCGGATTGCCGGGGAATTGAGTCCGGCCCAAAGGTCGATTCTGGACAGCGTGGAGCAACTGCTCGACGCGGAGAAGATGCGTGTGTTGAACCTTAAGCTGGCGGAGTGGCGGGAACAGAAGAGTTGCGGCGTCACCCGTGAGGCCTCTACCAGCCGAATCGCCGCGCGCGAGCGCGCCTAA
- a CDS encoding cytochrome b/b6 domain-containing protein, whose product MKHDYVYRAFERFWHWTQAAVILMLGVTGFEIHGAIHFFGFRQAVALHNSSAIGFLVLIVFAVFWHFTTGEWRQYLPTREHLRAQVNYYIFGIFRGAPHPTKKQVLSKLNPLQKLVYAGLKALVIPVMAVSGLLYMFYRYPQRHDVISLNVGGLKAIALVHTLGAFALVCFFIAHVYLITTGSSVTSNLKAMITGYEDLK is encoded by the coding sequence ATGAAACACGACTATGTCTATCGCGCCTTTGAGCGCTTCTGGCACTGGACGCAGGCGGCCGTGATTCTTATGCTTGGCGTAACCGGCTTCGAGATCCACGGCGCCATTCACTTCTTCGGCTTCCGGCAGGCGGTCGCTCTGCACAACAGCTCGGCCATTGGCTTTCTCGTGTTGATTGTCTTCGCCGTCTTCTGGCATTTCACCACGGGCGAATGGCGGCAGTACCTGCCCACACGGGAGCATCTGCGCGCTCAGGTCAACTATTACATCTTTGGCATCTTCCGCGGCGCTCCGCATCCTACCAAAAAGCAGGTACTGAGCAAGCTGAACCCGTTGCAGAAGCTCGTCTACGCGGGATTGAAGGCGCTGGTGATTCCGGTAATGGCGGTATCCGGGCTGTTGTACATGTTCTACCGCTATCCGCAGCGGCACGACGTGATCAGCCTGAATGTCGGCGGCCTGAAAGCCATTGCGCTGGTCCATACGCTCGGCGCGTTTGCGCTGGTCTGCTTCTTTATCGCACACGTGTATCTCATCACCACCGGATCGAGCGTGACCTCCAATCTGAAAGCAATGATCACCGGCTACGAGGATCTGAAATGA
- a CDS encoding tetrathionate reductase family octaheme c-type cytochrome has protein sequence MKRIFLVLLVFGAVLALMLSVLPKKSEDQTPLAALKARYQKKEKPSVDHTRFAVLQKRFGKPQEVTEACISCHTERHKEVMQSSHWNWERTEYVEGKGIRTVGKRNILNNFCIGISGNEPSCNRCHIGYGYDSPSFDFQNAYNVDCLACHDNSNSYIKAGAGNPDPSVDLATVAQHVGKPQRTNCGTCHFFGGGGNNVKHGDLEKALFDPSRDVDVHMASDGEDMQCVDCHTASKHQMLGKAFSVSSMNRNRAECESCHSALPHSDDVLNKHTIKVACQTCHIPTYAKVNPTKTDWDWSTAGKLKDGQPYEEKDSTGDDVYMSIKGSFRWGKNLKPDYVWFNGTASHYLIGDTFDPSQPLKINPLYGAYNDPEAKIIPVKIMRTKQIYDTQNHYLIQPKTFSTVAGDGGYWKEFNWNRAAEEGMKRVDLPYSGKYGFAETEMYWPVNHMVSPKTSVVQCNECHTRTDSRLAGLNDFYMPGRNYSAGLEKFGAAMILMTLAGVIAHGGARVVVSRKRKGGR, from the coding sequence ATGAAACGTATTTTTCTGGTCCTGCTTGTTTTCGGTGCCGTGCTTGCCCTCATGCTGAGCGTGCTGCCGAAAAAGAGTGAGGATCAAACACCCTTGGCCGCACTGAAAGCCCGCTATCAGAAGAAGGAAAAGCCTTCGGTAGATCACACCCGGTTCGCGGTGCTGCAAAAGCGCTTCGGCAAACCGCAGGAGGTTACCGAAGCCTGTATCTCCTGTCACACCGAACGGCACAAGGAAGTGATGCAGTCGTCCCACTGGAATTGGGAACGCACAGAGTATGTCGAAGGCAAGGGCATTCGTACTGTCGGCAAGCGAAACATCCTGAATAATTTTTGCATCGGCATTTCCGGCAACGAACCGAGCTGCAACCGCTGCCACATCGGCTACGGCTATGACAGCCCTTCCTTCGATTTTCAGAATGCCTACAACGTCGATTGCCTCGCCTGCCATGACAACAGCAACAGCTACATCAAAGCCGGCGCGGGAAATCCCGATCCGTCGGTGGACTTGGCCACTGTGGCGCAGCACGTGGGAAAACCGCAGCGCACGAACTGCGGAACCTGTCACTTTTTCGGCGGCGGCGGGAACAATGTCAAGCACGGCGATCTGGAGAAAGCTCTGTTTGACCCGTCCCGCGATGTCGACGTGCACATGGCCTCCGACGGCGAAGACATGCAGTGCGTGGATTGCCACACGGCCAGCAAGCATCAGATGCTCGGCAAGGCCTTCTCGGTCTCTTCGATGAACCGTAACCGCGCCGAGTGCGAAAGCTGCCACAGCGCCCTGCCGCATTCCGATGATGTATTGAACAAGCACACCATCAAGGTCGCCTGTCAAACTTGCCACATCCCCACCTATGCCAAAGTCAATCCCACCAAGACCGATTGGGACTGGTCCACGGCGGGAAAACTCAAGGACGGTCAGCCGTACGAAGAGAAGGACTCGACGGGCGACGATGTGTACATGTCGATCAAGGGCTCCTTCCGCTGGGGCAAGAATCTGAAGCCGGACTATGTGTGGTTCAACGGCACGGCGTCCCATTACCTGATCGGTGATACCTTCGATCCTTCCCAGCCGCTGAAGATCAACCCGCTCTATGGCGCATACAACGATCCCGAGGCGAAGATCATCCCGGTGAAGATCATGCGCACCAAACAGATTTACGATACGCAGAACCATTATCTGATTCAGCCCAAGACGTTTTCAACAGTCGCCGGTGATGGCGGCTACTGGAAGGAATTCAACTGGAACCGTGCCGCTGAAGAAGGCATGAAGCGGGTCGACCTTCCTTACAGCGGCAAATACGGTTTTGCCGAAACCGAAATGTACTGGCCTGTCAATCACATGGTCTCGCCGAAAACCAGCGTGGTGCAGTGCAATGAATGCCATACGCGCACCGATAGCCGCTTGGCCGGCCTGAACGACTTCTACATGCCGGGCCGCAATTACAGCGCGGGGCTGGAAAAATTCGGCGCGGCGATGATTCTGATGACCCTTGCAGGAGTGATAGCGCACGGTGGCGCCCGGGTCGTCGTGAGCCGCAAGCGGAAGGGAGGCCGCTGA
- a CDS encoding DUF302 domain-containing protein, translating to MNFVLSTRAHGTIDDVETRITAALKESGFGILTRIEADKVLKEKLGVDTAPYRILGACNPQIAHRALAVRPEVGVFLPCSVCLRQEEDDTVSVWALDPGTVVETLGDPVLTPHGAQARSLMKKALASLT from the coding sequence ATGAACTTCGTGCTATCCACTCGCGCGCATGGCACTATCGATGATGTGGAAACGCGCATCACCGCCGCGCTGAAAGAATCGGGCTTCGGAATCCTGACCCGGATCGAAGCGGACAAGGTGCTCAAGGAGAAGCTGGGTGTGGACACCGCGCCCTACCGGATACTCGGCGCCTGCAATCCGCAGATCGCCCACCGAGCGCTGGCGGTGCGCCCGGAAGTCGGCGTGTTTCTGCCTTGCTCCGTATGCCTGCGGCAGGAAGAGGATGACACCGTCTCTGTCTGGGCGCTCGATCCTGGCACCGTGGTAGAAACCCTTGGCGATCCCGTCTTGACGCCGCATGGGGCGCAGGCGCGAAGTCTGATGAAAAAGGCGCTGGCCAGCCTCACATAA
- a CDS encoding YeeE/YedE thiosulfate transporter family protein gives MGPFVPDLISDQLNLIVALILGIAFGFVLEQAGFSSSRRLAGVFYGYDFTVLRVFFTAAVTAMSGILLLGYAGLLDTEAIYINPTWLWPAVVGGAIMGLGFVLGGYCPGTSVCAAAIGKVDAMFFVGGGLLGVFVFGEMFPLFKTFFNSTALGPVRVYDSLGISGGLFAFILIAVAVSAFAITTIIERKVNSASLSRDFNLSKHRLAAIGVLALGLVFLVLPERKAHMISTVSSAGYVAAHPVKVMPVDELAYLLVDKETRLQMVDIRSPEQFAKLALPGSRNISLRDFFSKDNTALFSQRHVKKVIVADDEAQEKAGCLLLQSLGYENVAALEGGLPTFKHVILDSTAFVPTGSRWDNDVKTFRQTARAEIARMIDAGKNIAPKAVKTEKKIKGGC, from the coding sequence ATGGGACCCTTCGTTCCTGACCTCATCTCCGATCAGCTCAATTTAATTGTGGCGCTGATCCTGGGAATAGCCTTTGGCTTTGTGCTGGAACAGGCGGGCTTTTCGTCCTCGCGCCGCCTGGCCGGAGTCTTCTATGGCTATGATTTCACCGTGCTGCGTGTCTTTTTCACTGCCGCCGTAACGGCGATGAGCGGCATCCTGCTGCTCGGCTACGCGGGCCTGCTCGATACCGAAGCCATCTACATCAATCCCACCTGGCTCTGGCCGGCGGTTGTGGGTGGGGCCATTATGGGATTAGGTTTTGTGCTGGGCGGCTATTGCCCCGGCACCAGTGTGTGCGCGGCGGCCATTGGCAAAGTGGATGCGATGTTCTTTGTGGGCGGCGGACTGCTGGGGGTCTTTGTGTTTGGCGAGATGTTTCCGCTGTTCAAAACTTTCTTCAACTCCACCGCCTTAGGTCCGGTGCGGGTCTATGACTCTCTGGGAATTTCCGGTGGACTGTTTGCCTTCATCCTGATTGCCGTGGCGGTGAGCGCCTTTGCCATCACCACCATTATTGAGCGCAAGGTCAATTCCGCATCATTGTCGCGGGACTTCAATCTGTCCAAGCACCGCCTTGCGGCCATCGGCGTGCTTGCCCTGGGGCTGGTGTTTTTGGTGCTGCCCGAGCGCAAGGCGCACATGATCAGCACGGTTTCCAGTGCAGGGTATGTCGCCGCGCATCCGGTCAAGGTCATGCCCGTGGATGAACTGGCATATCTTCTGGTGGACAAGGAGACGCGTCTGCAGATGGTGGACATCCGCAGCCCCGAGCAGTTTGCCAAGCTGGCTCTTCCCGGATCCCGCAACATTTCCCTGCGTGATTTCTTCAGCAAAGATAATACCGCGCTGTTCTCGCAGCGGCATGTTAAAAAGGTGATCGTGGCTGATGACGAGGCACAAGAGAAGGCGGGCTGCCTGTTGTTGCAGAGCCTCGGTTATGAAAATGTGGCGGCGCTTGAAGGTGGACTTCCGACGTTCAAGCATGTCATTCTGGACTCGACAGCCTTTGTGCCCACCGGCAGCCGCTGGGACAACGACGTCAAGACCTTCCGTCAAACCGCCCGCGCCGAGATTGCCCGCATGATTGATGCCGGCAAGAATATCGCGCCAAAGGCGGTCAAGACCGAGAAGAAGATCAAGGGTGGCTGCTGA
- a CDS encoding YeeE/YedE thiosulfate transporter family protein produces MLLYRTRVSHHHRIERDLQSESNDHRLRGSEMNTKYMNPYLAGFFLGLVLLATIFITGRGLGASGAVKDVVLTTVHAIAPAHAEHSTFFGSYFGEGKESPMKSWLVFEVIGVLIGAFISGLVSDRLKVVTESGPRVQPKLRWIFAVIGGALFGAGAQFARGCTSGAALSGMAVLSTAGFIAMLAIFGTGFAVAYFFRKLWI; encoded by the coding sequence CTGCTTCTTTATCGCACACGTGTATCTCATCACCACCGGATCGAGCGTGACCTCCAATCTGAAAGCAATGATCACCGGCTACGAGGATCTGAAATGAACACCAAATACATGAATCCCTACCTCGCCGGTTTCTTTCTGGGCCTCGTGCTGCTGGCGACCATCTTTATCACGGGCCGCGGCCTCGGAGCAAGCGGCGCGGTCAAGGACGTGGTTCTGACGACGGTCCATGCGATTGCTCCGGCTCATGCCGAACACTCCACCTTCTTCGGGTCCTACTTCGGCGAGGGCAAGGAGAGCCCGATGAAATCGTGGCTGGTGTTCGAAGTGATCGGCGTGCTGATCGGTGCGTTTATCTCGGGTCTCGTATCGGATCGCCTGAAAGTGGTGACGGAATCCGGACCGCGCGTGCAGCCGAAACTGCGCTGGATTTTCGCCGTGATCGGCGGAGCCCTGTTTGGCGCGGGAGCCCAGTTTGCGCGGGGCTGTACCAGCGGCGCGGCCTTAAGCGGCATGGCGGTACTGTCCACCGCAGGGTTTATCGCCATGCTTGCGATCTTCGGCACGGGTTTCGCCGTCGCCTACTTCTTCCGCAAACTCTGGATCTAA
- a CDS encoding thioredoxin domain-containing protein translates to MSIFKSLFNGGEVKPGKPMETSDATFDQDILKSELPVLLDFWSPTCMPCQVMGGLLRDLGPEYVGRVNIFKLNVSQNMQTASAFRIRSIPTLMFIKDGKIVDQVVGLIPIETLRQKLDKLAPLPVVKDS, encoded by the coding sequence ATGAGTATTTTCAAATCCCTCTTCAATGGCGGCGAGGTTAAGCCGGGCAAGCCGATGGAAACCAGCGACGCCACCTTCGATCAGGATATTCTTAAATCCGAACTCCCGGTACTGCTGGACTTCTGGTCGCCGACCTGCATGCCTTGCCAGGTCATGGGCGGTTTACTGCGGGACCTCGGCCCGGAATATGTGGGACGTGTGAACATCTTCAAGCTGAACGTGTCACAGAACATGCAGACCGCCTCCGCCTTTCGCATCCGCAGCATCCCAACCCTAATGTTTATCAAGGACGGCAAGATCGTGGATCAGGTGGTGGGCTTGATTCCCATCGAGACCCTGCGGCAGAAGCTCGACAAACTGGCGCCGCTGCCGGTCGTGAAGGACTCCTGA
- a CDS encoding metalloregulator ArsR/SmtB family transcription factor — protein MPTVRDIKDKLNEQFARIGHALSSPKRLELLELLHQCEKSVETLVANTGMTIANTSRHLQVLRGAGLVETRREGIYVFYRLADGQVYDLVSNMKKVAQSRLAEVERVLSDITDDPKEVEIIDRNKLLKLAKGGKIIMLDVRPEDEYAAEHIPHALSIPLDKLKSHLDRLPQGQQIVAYCRGPYCVLAGEAVRVLRSKGFEAIRLGDGVAEWKAAGMPVVHG, from the coding sequence ATGCCGACCGTCCGGGATATCAAAGACAAGCTCAACGAGCAGTTCGCCAGAATTGGACACGCACTGTCCAGCCCTAAACGCTTGGAACTCTTAGAACTTTTGCACCAATGCGAGAAGAGTGTCGAGACGCTGGTAGCCAACACCGGAATGACCATTGCCAACACCTCGCGGCACCTGCAGGTTCTAAGAGGTGCGGGATTGGTGGAGACCCGGCGCGAAGGAATCTACGTGTTCTATCGGTTGGCCGACGGACAGGTCTATGATCTGGTCAGCAATATGAAGAAGGTCGCCCAGTCCCGCCTGGCCGAAGTCGAGCGCGTGCTCTCCGACATCACCGATGATCCTAAAGAGGTCGAGATCATCGACCGCAACAAGCTCCTGAAGCTGGCCAAGGGCGGAAAGATTATCATGCTGGATGTCAGGCCGGAAGATGAGTATGCCGCCGAGCATATTCCTCACGCGCTCTCCATTCCGCTGGACAAGTTGAAAAGCCATCTGGACCGTCTCCCGCAGGGACAGCAGATTGTGGCCTATTGCCGCGGACCGTACTGCGTGCTGGCGGGAGAAGCTGTGCGGGTACTGCGCAGCAAGGGCTTCGAAGCGATCCGCCTCGGCGATGGCGTGGCCGAATGGAAAGCGGCGGGAATGCCCGTGGTGCACGGCTGA
- a CDS encoding nitrophenyl compound nitroreductase subunit ArsF family protein: MKFAFQIILYVILAALPARAEEAVPAVADSVHAQAASNPKVVVYYLYFTPRCETCINMEAFAKEAVETGFAKELQQGTVEWHSYDTGQKEYEHFWNDFKLETKSLIIVRLEDGKQAHWKNCEKIWELVGAKPDYLTYVQNEVRAYLNAK; the protein is encoded by the coding sequence ATGAAGTTCGCGTTTCAGATAATACTGTACGTGATCCTGGCGGCGCTGCCCGCGCGGGCCGAAGAGGCCGTCCCTGCCGTTGCCGACAGCGTCCACGCTCAAGCCGCGTCCAATCCCAAAGTGGTGGTTTACTACCTTTACTTTACGCCCCGTTGTGAGACCTGTATCAACATGGAAGCCTTTGCCAAAGAGGCCGTGGAGACGGGCTTTGCCAAAGAGCTGCAACAGGGCACCGTTGAATGGCACAGCTACGACACGGGCCAAAAGGAGTATGAGCACTTCTGGAACGATTTCAAGCTGGAAACAAAGTCGCTGATCATCGTTCGTCTGGAGGATGGCAAGCAGGCACACTGGAAGAATTGCGAGAAGATCTGGGAGCTGGTGGGAGCAAAACCGGATTATCTCACGTATGTGCAGAATGAAGTCCGCGCTTACCTGAACGCAAAGTAA